Within the Devosia lucknowensis genome, the region GGCGCCGATCCTGCTGCTGGGCTCGGACGTTCTGGGGCGTATCATCGCGCCGCCGGGCGAAGTTCAGGTCGGCATCGTCACCGCCTTCGTTGGCGCGCCCTTCTTTATCGCGCTGGTCCGGCGCCGGAAGCTGACGGCGCTATGACGGTCTTGCAAGCCTCTCGCGTCGCTCTTGTCCGTCGCCGTGCGGCAGACCGTAGCCGGGCCGTCGCACTCGGCCTGGTGCTAGCACTGGTTCTGGCCTTCGCGGTCGCCATGTCACTGGGTGACTATCCGTTGACGCCGGCCCAGATCGTACAATCGGTCCTGTCTCCGATGACGGGGCTGGCCGACAGGGGCGTCGATTTCATCATATGGCAGGTCCGTCTGCCCCGCGCCTTCCTGGCCATTCTGTCCGGTGCAGCCTTCGGCCTGGCCGGAATCACTTTCCAAACGCTTTTGCGTAACCCCTTGGCCAGCCCCGACATTATCGGCATCGCCCACGGCGCCAGCGCCGCGGCGGTCTTCTGCATCATCATCCTGGGCTGGGCCGGACTGGCTGTGTCGTTCGGGGCCTTTGCCGGCGCGGTGCTGACCGCCATCGCAATATACCTGCTGGCCTGGCGCAATGGCGTCACGGCCTTTCGCGTCGTCCTCATCGGGATCGGCATGGCCGCGATGCTCGCGGCGGTGATCTCTTACCTCTTCACGCGCGCGCGCCTGACAGAAGTGCAACAGGCCATGGCCTGGCTGGTGGGCAGCCTCAATGCTGCCCGTCCAGGCGACTCGATCGTCCTCGGCCTGGCCATGCTGGTGCTTCTGCCGATGATGATCGCACTCCTGCGTGGCCTCGATGCCATGGAGCTGGGTGACGATACGGCCAAGTCCCTGGGTGCGAAGGTCGAGGTGACCCGGCTCGGCCTCATGCTGGTCGCCGTCGGCTTCGCCGCCTTTGCAACGGCAGCCGTCG harbors:
- a CDS encoding FecCD family ABC transporter permease, with protein sequence MTVLQASRVALVRRRAADRSRAVALGLVLALVLAFAVAMSLGDYPLTPAQIVQSVLSPMTGLADRGVDFIIWQVRLPRAFLAILSGAAFGLAGITFQTLLRNPLASPDIIGIAHGASAAAVFCIIILGWAGLAVSFGAFAGAVLTAIAIYLLAWRNGVTAFRVVLIGIGMAAMLAAVISYLFTRARLTEVQQAMAWLVGSLNAARPGDSIVLGLAMLVLLPMMIALLRGLDAMELGDDTAKSLGAKVEVTRLGLMLVAVGFAAFATAAVGPVGFVAFVAGPLARRLLNGASRGFLHAALVGALVMLVSDLVAQHALPAIQLPVGVVTGACGAIFLLWLLVASGRSGRVN